A part of Mycolicibacterium sp. TUM20985 genomic DNA contains:
- a CDS encoding DUF2256 domain-containing protein, protein MQKNTEQKLCVVCQRPFANRKKWRARGQWEQVVYCSERCRRAAT, encoded by the coding sequence GTGCAGAAGAACACCGAGCAGAAGCTCTGCGTCGTGTGCCAGCGACCGTTCGCGAACCGCAAGAAGTGGCGCGCCCGCGGACAGTGGGAGCAGGTCGTCTATTGCTCGGAGCGCTGTAGACGTGCGGCCACATAG